In Campylobacter porcelli, the sequence ATGGGGGTCTTTGAGATGGATAAATTTAGCAAAGGTAGTATAAAAATGAGCCACGCTATTGGCGAGAGCTTTGCAACCACAGTAGTAGGTGGTGGCGATACGGCCGATGTGGTCGAGAGAGCTGGAGATACTGATGAGATGACCTTTATCTCCACTGGTGGTGGAGCTAGTCTTGAGCTTATAGAGGGCAAGGAGCTGCCTGGAGTTAGAGTGCTTTTAAGAGAAGATGGTCTATGATTTATGCTGCAAATTTAAAATGCAACTACACAAGAAGTGGTTTTTTGGAGTATGCAAGGGTATTAGATAGAAATATAAGCGATCAAAGCGTGATGGTATTTCCGCCTTCAAGTGCGTTTTTAGAAACTAAGTTTAAATTCACTCAAGGAGCGCAAAATTTCTACCCAGCTAAAAGTGGCTCATTTACCGGTGAAATCGGTAGCGATATGCTAGATGAGTTTGGTATCACTACCGTTTTAATAGGGCATAGCGAGAGAAGGGCTTTGGGGGAAGATGAGCCATTTTTAAAAGCAAAATTTGATTTTGCTAAGCAAAATGGCTGGGATATTATCTACTGCATTGGTGAAGATGATATAACTCATATGAATGGTAGCACAAAAGAATTTTTATGCGATCAGCTTGAAAATATCGATTTAGAATATGAAAATTTAGTAGTAGCTTATGAGCCTATTTGGGCTATTGGGACTGGCAAGAGTGCTAAGGCTGAGTTTATAGCTGAAATTTTGGATTTTATCTCTACTAAAACGACAGCGCCACTACTATATGGCGGAAGTGTAAATATCGCAAATATAGATGATATCAAAGCTATAAAAAACTGCGATGGTGTTTTGATTGGGACTGCTAGCTGGGACGCTAATAAATTTTTAGAGATTATCAAAAAGGATTAATAATGATATTAGAAGGCAAAAAGGGATTGATAGTTGGCGTAGCAAATAAGATGAGTATAGCCTATGGTATCGCAAAAGCGTGTAAGGATCAGGGGGCGAATTTGGCATTTACATTTTTAAATGATGCTATTAAAAAGCGTGTTGAGCCTATCGCAGCTGAGCTTGAAAACCCTTATTTATATGAGCTTGATGTAAATAATCAATCCCACCTTGATACTTTGGCTGATAAGATAAAATCTGATTTTGGCGAAATTGACTTTATCGTTCATGCTGTGGCTTACGCTCCTAAGGAGGCTTTAGAAGGTGAGTTTATCGATACTTCCAAAGAGGCCTTTGATGTGGCTATGAGTACTAGCGTGTATTCGCTTATTAGTCTTACTAGGGCTGTTTTACCGGTGCTAAAAGAGGGTGGTTCTATCTTGACTCTTAGCTATCTTGGTGGGGCTAAATTTGTGCCGCATTATAATGTAATGGGTGTAGCTAAAGCCGCTCTTGAGAGTTCAGTTCGCTACCTAGCTCATGACCTTGGAGCTAAAAATATTAGAGTAAATGCCATCTCAGCTGGTCCGATTAAAACTCTAGCAGCTAGTGGGATAGGCGACTTTAAGATGATTTTACACTGGAATGAATGCAACGCCCCATTAAAAAGAAATGTT encodes:
- a CDS encoding triose-phosphate isomerase, whose product is MIYAANLKCNYTRSGFLEYARVLDRNISDQSVMVFPPSSAFLETKFKFTQGAQNFYPAKSGSFTGEIGSDMLDEFGITTVLIGHSERRALGEDEPFLKAKFDFAKQNGWDIIYCIGEDDITHMNGSTKEFLCDQLENIDLEYENLVVAYEPIWAIGTGKSAKAEFIAEILDFISTKTTAPLLYGGSVNIANIDDIKAIKNCDGVLIGTASWDANKFLEIIKKD
- the fabI gene encoding enoyl-ACP reductase FabI gives rise to the protein MILEGKKGLIVGVANKMSIAYGIAKACKDQGANLAFTFLNDAIKKRVEPIAAELENPYLYELDVNNQSHLDTLADKIKSDFGEIDFIVHAVAYAPKEALEGEFIDTSKEAFDVAMSTSVYSLISLTRAVLPVLKEGGSILTLSYLGGAKFVPHYNVMGVAKAALESSVRYLAHDLGAKNIRVNAISAGPIKTLAASGIGDFKMILHWNECNAPLKRNVSIDDVGKSGMYLLSDLASGVTGEIHYVDAGYNIMGMGDVAVDQNGATILAWDKK